One window of Curtobacterium sp. 458 genomic DNA carries:
- a CDS encoding SDR family oxidoreductase, with the protein MTPPRPPFRGRRAVVTGASGGIGRSLALQLADAGADLVLVARSQDALEAVASEVRARGTRASVVVADLATADGVAQVVDRLDGTRIDVLVANAGVGAHGPFVDESPERTATQIALNCAAVTALTHAFLPGMLARGVGGVMTVASTASFQPTPGMAVYGATKAFVLSFTEALWQETQGRGVRVLALCPGPTSTGFFDAAGAGSGVMARGRQTPDEVAAVGLRAFARAGGPTVVSGAGNRVTANAHRFVPRGLMARMSALVTAG; encoded by the coding sequence ATGACACCTCCTCGGCCCCCCTTCCGCGGCCGCCGTGCCGTCGTCACCGGAGCGAGCGGCGGCATCGGCCGTTCGCTCGCCCTCCAGCTGGCGGACGCCGGCGCGGACCTCGTGCTCGTGGCCCGGTCGCAGGATGCCCTCGAAGCCGTGGCGTCGGAGGTGCGAGCGCGCGGGACGAGGGCGTCCGTGGTGGTCGCCGACCTCGCCACGGCGGACGGCGTGGCGCAGGTCGTGGACCGGCTCGACGGCACCCGGATCGACGTCCTCGTGGCGAACGCGGGCGTCGGCGCCCACGGTCCGTTCGTCGACGAGTCCCCCGAGCGGACCGCCACGCAGATCGCCCTCAACTGTGCGGCGGTGACGGCCCTGACCCACGCGTTCCTGCCGGGGATGCTCGCCCGCGGGGTCGGCGGTGTGATGACGGTCGCGTCGACGGCGTCGTTCCAACCGACCCCGGGCATGGCGGTCTACGGCGCGACGAAGGCGTTCGTCCTGTCGTTCACCGAGGCCCTGTGGCAGGAGACCCAGGGGCGGGGCGTCCGGGTGCTCGCGCTCTGCCCGGGCCCGACCTCGACCGGCTTCTTCGACGCGGCCGGGGCCGGCAGCGGGGTGATGGCGCGCGGACGACAGACGCCGGACGAGGTCGCCGCCGTCGGGCTCCGGGCGTTCGCGCGTGCTGGAGGCCCGACGGTGGTGTCCGGTGCCGGCAACCGGGTCACGGCGAACGCGCACCGGTTCGTGCCACGTGGGCTGATGGCGAGGATGTCGGCTCTGGTGACGGCCGGCTGA
- a CDS encoding family 16 glycosylhydrolase, whose amino-acid sequence MKRRNVVIATTAAAALIIGIPTAATASPWWGWHHHWHPTPTPTASPSDDTVPGDEATSDPSDETTPSDDATPTPDATPTGEPIEESTPTDTPSATPTDTPSDEPTEQASADAQADDPSGATPPQASFVEDFDVSAALGNVANLYQQAWQPYPDGTSGIYAPSQTVTVHDGVLDARLGGAGTAGTFGTKTGAYDHVGGSFSVRAKATGGDGNGAAFMLWPTSNRWADGEIDFPEGNFESEPMAFHHSMTPGQEAERVQIPTGVSWRDWHTYTVDWDPGKSVTYKVDGKVIGTITHDVPTTPHRFMFQTGNWGASGNLLIDWVTTSE is encoded by the coding sequence GTGAAGCGCCGGAACGTCGTCATCGCGACGACCGCCGCTGCCGCGCTCATCATCGGCATCCCGACGGCTGCCACCGCCAGCCCCTGGTGGGGCTGGCACCACCACTGGCACCCGACCCCCACCCCGACCGCGTCGCCGTCGGACGACACGGTTCCGGGCGACGAGGCGACGTCCGACCCTTCCGACGAGACCACGCCGTCGGACGACGCGACACCGACCCCCGACGCGACGCCCACCGGCGAACCCATCGAGGAGTCGACGCCGACCGACACCCCGAGCGCGACGCCGACCGACACGCCGAGCGACGAGCCGACGGAACAGGCGTCCGCCGACGCCCAGGCGGACGACCCGAGCGGTGCGACGCCGCCGCAGGCGTCGTTCGTCGAGGACTTCGACGTGTCGGCAGCGCTGGGCAACGTCGCGAACCTGTACCAGCAAGCGTGGCAGCCGTACCCGGACGGCACGTCCGGCATCTACGCGCCGAGCCAGACCGTGACCGTGCACGACGGCGTCCTCGACGCCCGCCTCGGTGGGGCGGGCACGGCCGGCACCTTCGGCACGAAGACCGGCGCGTACGACCACGTCGGCGGGTCGTTCTCCGTCCGCGCGAAGGCGACTGGCGGTGACGGCAACGGCGCGGCGTTCATGCTGTGGCCGACGTCGAACCGCTGGGCCGACGGCGAGATCGACTTCCCCGAGGGCAACTTCGAGTCGGAGCCCATGGCGTTCCACCACTCGATGACCCCGGGCCAGGAGGCCGAGCGCGTCCAGATCCCCACGGGTGTCTCCTGGCGTGACTGGCACACGTACACGGTGGACTGGGACCCGGGCAAGTCGGTCACGTACAAGGTCGACGGCAAGGTCATCGGGACGATCACGCACGACGTCCCGACCACCCCGCACCGGTTCATGTTCCAGACCGGCAACTGGGGTGCCAGCGGCAACCTGCTCATCGACTGGGTGACGACGAGCGAGTGA